In one Pseudomonas tensinigenes genomic region, the following are encoded:
- a CDS encoding glutaredoxin family protein: MFVKALRVGLGQLVIFIDFITRPGKKQRPAETQAQVNAAAQGLTLYQFHACPFCVKTRRTLRRLNVPVALKDAKNNEQDRQALLEQGGRIKVPCLRIEENGQTTWMYESKVIIDYLDKRFAAV, from the coding sequence GTGTTCGTCAAAGCGCTTCGTGTCGGCCTCGGCCAACTGGTTATCTTCATCGACTTCATTACCCGTCCGGGCAAGAAACAGCGCCCTGCCGAAACTCAGGCCCAGGTCAATGCCGCCGCGCAAGGCCTGACCCTGTATCAGTTCCATGCTTGCCCGTTCTGCGTGAAAACTCGCCGTACTCTGCGTCGTTTGAATGTGCCGGTGGCGCTGAAGGATGCGAAGAACAACGAGCAGGATCGTCAGGCCCTGCTGGAACAGGGTGGCCGAATCAAGGTGCCTTGCCTGCGCATTGAAGAGAATGGCCAGACAACCTGGATGTATGAGTCCAAGGTGATTATTGATTATCTGGATAAGCGGTTTGCTGCGGTCTGA
- the folE gene encoding GTP cyclohydrolase I FolE: MSLEQNYTAILGQLGEDVSREGLLDTPKRAAKAMQYLCRGYEQTLEEVTNGALFSSDNSEMVLVKDIELYSLCEHHLLPFIGKAHVAYIPSGKVLGLSKVARIVDMYARRLQIQENLSRQIADAVMQVTGALGVAVVIEAKHMCMMMRGVEKQNSSMITSVMLGEFRENAATRSEFLSLIK, encoded by the coding sequence ATGTCCCTGGAACAGAATTACACCGCGATTCTCGGCCAATTGGGCGAGGACGTGTCCCGCGAGGGCCTGCTCGACACGCCAAAGCGTGCCGCCAAAGCCATGCAGTACCTCTGCCGCGGTTATGAACAGACGCTCGAAGAGGTCACCAACGGTGCCCTGTTCAGCTCCGACAACAGCGAGATGGTGCTGGTCAAGGACATCGAGTTGTACTCGTTGTGCGAACACCACCTGCTGCCGTTCATCGGCAAGGCGCACGTTGCGTACATCCCGAGCGGCAAAGTGCTGGGCCTGTCGAAGGTCGCGCGGATCGTTGACATGTACGCTCGCCGCTTGCAGATTCAGGAAAACCTCAGCCGGCAGATCGCCGATGCAGTGATGCAAGTCACCGGCGCGCTGGGCGTAGCCGTGGTGATCGAGGCCAAGCACATGTGCATGATGATGCGCGGTGTCGAGAAGCAGAATTCGTCGATGATCACCTCGGTGATGCTCGGTGAGTTCCGCGAAAACGCCGCGACTCGCAGCGAGTTTCTCAGCCTGATCAAGTAA
- a CDS encoding Smr/MutS family protein gives MQDDDFSLFKSAIQGVKPIKHDRADTGKPKADRAQIAKLRQSATVRTDTATVDGLSDQFVIDVGPEDELMWSRDGVQESQMRKLKVGQIPFEGSLDLHGMSVEKARETLWAFLAEATKFEIRCVRVTHGKAVRLDGKRPMIKSHVNTWLRQHAQVLGFCSCQARHGGAGAVYVMLKRTMMEGRDE, from the coding sequence ATGCAAGACGACGATTTTTCCCTGTTCAAAAGTGCGATCCAAGGCGTCAAGCCGATCAAGCACGACCGCGCCGACACCGGCAAACCCAAGGCTGACCGCGCACAGATCGCCAAGCTGCGCCAATCCGCCACCGTGCGCACCGACACCGCTACCGTTGATGGCCTGTCCGATCAGTTCGTGATTGATGTCGGCCCGGAAGACGAGCTGATGTGGTCCCGTGACGGCGTGCAGGAAAGTCAGATGCGCAAGCTCAAGGTCGGCCAGATTCCGTTCGAAGGCAGCCTTGACCTGCACGGCATGAGCGTGGAAAAGGCCCGCGAAACGCTCTGGGCGTTTCTCGCCGAAGCGACCAAATTCGAAATCCGCTGCGTGCGCGTCACCCACGGCAAGGCTGTGCGCCTGGACGGCAAGCGGCCGATGATCAAAAGCCACGTCAACACCTGGCTGCGTCAACATGCGCAGGTTCTGGGTTTCTGCTCGTGCCAGGCCAGACACGGTGGGGCCGGTGCGGTTTACGTGATGCTTAAACGCACCATGATGGAAGGTCGCGACGAATAA
- a CDS encoding cysteine hydrolase family protein: MSVPKTMFQLSGRGYAAATLSHATVVIIDAQKEYLSGPLALSGMDAAVANIKQVVAAARAAGRPIVHVRHLGTVGGLFDPQGERGEFIPGLEPQGDETIIGKLLPSAFHGTELLDRLQNLGSLDLIVCGFMSHSSVSTTVRAAKNLGFRCTLVEDACATRDLPFKGRVLSAAVVQEAEMAIMADNFATLALTQDLI, from the coding sequence ATGTCCGTTCCAAAAACGATGTTTCAACTCAGCGGTCGCGGTTACGCAGCGGCCACACTGAGCCATGCCACCGTGGTCATCATCGATGCCCAGAAAGAGTATCTCAGTGGCCCGCTGGCCCTGAGCGGCATGGACGCGGCCGTCGCGAACATCAAACAAGTGGTTGCCGCAGCCCGTGCAGCCGGTCGGCCGATCGTGCACGTGCGTCACCTCGGCACCGTCGGTGGCCTGTTCGACCCGCAGGGCGAACGCGGCGAATTCATCCCCGGCCTTGAGCCACAAGGTGACGAAACCATTATTGGCAAACTGCTGCCGAGCGCGTTCCATGGCACCGAGCTGCTGGACCGTTTGCAAAACCTTGGCTCGCTGGACTTGATCGTCTGCGGTTTCATGAGCCACTCCAGCGTCAGCACCACCGTACGTGCAGCGAAGAACCTGGGCTTCCGTTGCACTCTGGTGGAAGACGCCTGCGCCACCCGCGACTTGCCGTTCAAGGGCCGCGTGCTCAGCGCCGCCGTGGTGCAGGAAGCCGAAATGGCGATCATGGCGGACAATTTCGCCACGCTGGCATTGACGCAAGACCTGATCTGA
- the prmB gene encoding 50S ribosomal protein L3 N(5)-glutamine methyltransferase: MITSRLRTLRDHIRWAVSRFHGEDLFFGHGTDNAWDEARQLVLGALHLPWEIADSYLDCALEDDELVNLQRLLKRRIEERIPTAYLLGEAWFCGMSFIVDERVLIPRSPIGELIENHFAPWIGTEPARILDLCTGSGCIGIACAYEFQNAEVVLADLSFEALEVANQNIERHGVDERVYTVQGDGFDGLPGQRFDLIVSNPPYVDAEDFADMPDEYQHEPELGLACGDDGLNLVRRMLAEAADHLTEKGLLIVEVGNSQVHVDALYPEVDFAWLEFERGGHGVFMLTAEQCRDHQALFASRV; encoded by the coding sequence GTGATCACTTCCCGACTTCGTACCCTGCGCGACCACATCCGTTGGGCCGTCAGCCGCTTCCATGGGGAGGATCTGTTTTTCGGCCATGGCACCGACAATGCCTGGGACGAAGCGCGGCAACTGGTGCTCGGCGCTTTGCACCTGCCGTGGGAAATCGCCGACAGCTACCTCGATTGCGCGCTGGAAGACGATGAGCTGGTCAATTTGCAGCGTTTGCTCAAGCGCCGTATCGAAGAGCGTATTCCCACCGCTTACCTGTTGGGCGAGGCGTGGTTCTGCGGCATGTCGTTTATCGTCGATGAGCGTGTGTTGATCCCGCGTTCGCCGATTGGCGAATTGATCGAAAACCACTTCGCCCCGTGGATCGGCACCGAACCTGCGCGCATTCTCGACCTGTGCACCGGTTCCGGTTGCATCGGTATCGCCTGCGCCTACGAGTTCCAGAACGCCGAAGTGGTGCTGGCGGATCTGTCGTTCGAAGCGCTGGAAGTGGCCAACCAGAACATCGAGCGGCATGGCGTCGATGAGCGCGTCTATACCGTTCAGGGTGATGGTTTCGATGGTTTGCCGGGTCAGCGCTTCGACCTGATCGTGTCCAACCCGCCTTACGTGGATGCGGAAGATTTCGCTGACATGCCGGACGAATATCAGCATGAGCCCGAGCTGGGTCTGGCCTGTGGCGATGATGGTCTGAATCTGGTTCGACGCATGCTGGCTGAAGCGGCGGATCACCTGACCGAGAAGGGCTTGTTGATCGTTGAAGTGGGCAACAGTCAGGTACACGTTGACGCGCTGTACCCGGAAGTCGATTTCGCCTGGCTCGAATTCGAGCGCGGCGGGCATGGCGTGTTCATGCTGACAGCGGAGCAGTGCCGCGATCATCAGGCGCTGTTCGCTTCCCGCGTCTGA